GCGCAACTCCAGCGCGTTGGGGTTCTTGGGCAGCGGTTGGGTAGCCGTAGCAGACATGGTGGTGTTCTTTCGAAAGACGGTCAAAGACGGTGTGGGGTCAAATCAGGAAGGCTTCTTTTCACGCAGGTACACGCGGGCCACCACGTTGAGCACCAGCACAGAAAGCGTGACCAGCAAGGCGCCGGCCCATGCCAGGCGGTTCCAGTTGTCATAGGGGCTCATGGCAAACTGGTAAATCACGACCGGCAGGTTGGCCATGGGTTTGCTCATGTCGGTGCTGAAGAACTGGTTGTTCAAGGCCGTGAACAGCAAAGGTGCTGTTTCACCGCTGATGCGGGCAATCGCCAACAAGAGGCCTGTCATGACTCCGCTCTTGGCCGCACGCAGCGTGATGAGCGTTGAGACTTTCCAGCGGGGCGCACCCAAAGCAAAAGCGGCTTCCCGCAAACTGCCCGGCACCAGACGCAGCATGTTCTCGGTGGTGCGAACCACCACGGGCACAGCGATCAGCGACAGCGCCAACGAGCCTGCCCATCCAGAAAATCCGCCCATGGTGGACACGGCAATGGCATAGACAAACAGACCCAACACGATCGAAGGCGCCGACAGCATGATGTCGGTCACGAAACGGGTCAGTTCGGCGGTTTTGCTCTCATCGCCGTATTCGGTCAAGTACACCCCGGCCAGGATGCCGATGGGCGTCGAAACCAGAACGGAGAAGCCGACCATCATCAAACTGCCAACGATGGCATTGGCGAGACCACCGCCTTCGGAGCCAGGAGCAGGGGTCGACTGGGTCAACAGGTTCCAGTCCAGTCCGGCAAGTCCTTTGCTGAACAGCACGACCAGAATCCACATGAGCACCGCCAGGCCCAAGACCATGGAGCCCATGGACAGGGAAATCCCGATGGCGTTGCTCGTGCGGCGCCGACGGTACAGGGTGGCGTTGATGGCCATGGGGTCGGGTGTTTTGTTAACTTGGTTCATTACAGACCCTTGGCTTTTTCAGCGCGAACCATCATCCACTTGGCCAGCGCCAGCACGATGAAGGTGATCACGAACAAGAGGAAACCCAGCGCAAACAGCGCATGGATGTGCATATCGGAAGCCTCGCCAAATTCGTTGGCCAGGACGGAGGCAATCGAGGTACCCGGGGAGAACAGCGAAGTCGGCAAGCGGTTGGCATTGCCAATCACGAAAGTCACCGCCATGGTTTCACCCAGGGCGCGTCCCAGACCCAGCATCACGCCCCCGATCACACCCTTCTGGGTGTAGGGCAAAACCACACGGCGCACCACCTCCCATGTTGTGCAACCCAGGCCATAAGCCGATTCCCTGAGGATCGGCGGCACGATTTCAAACACGTCGCGCATCACGGCCGCCACAAAGGGCAAGACCATGAACGCCAGCACAACGCCAGCGGCCAGAATGCCGTAGCCGTTTGTGCTACCGCCAAACAGAAAGCCCACCAGAGGCATCGAGCCGATCAGCTCCTGCACAGGCACTTGAAAGTGATCGGCGAACAGCGGGGCAAAAATGAACAGGCCGAACATGCCGTAGATGATGGAAGGCACAGCTGCCAGCAACTCGACCGCCGTGCCCAAGGGGCGGCGCAGCCAGGTGGGGCAGTTTTCGGTCAAGAACAAGGCGATGCCGAATGCCAGTGGTACGGCAATCAAAAGCGCAATACTGGCGCTGGCCAGTGTGCCAACGATGGCAATGGCCGCGCCAAACTCTTCGTTGACCACATCCCACTCCACGCGCCAGATGAAATTCAGCCCGAACTTCTGAAAAGCGGGCCAAGCGTTGATGAACAACGAAGCAATGATGCCCGAGAGGGCCACCAGAACCAGCAGCGAGAAGCCCTGGGTGATGCGGTGAAACATCACATCTTGCAGCTGCTGCCGCTTGGCGATGGTCACCATATTGGGATTGCCTGTTTCAACAGGCAAAGTGGGCGCACTCATGGTGTTTTCCAGGTTCATAGGGATTCCCATTGGGACAGACTCAGGGCAATGTCGATCTCGGCATTGGATCGACCTGATGAAAGCAGGAGGTGGCACATACCAGATGCACCACCTCCATGAGGCCCGTTGCAGACCTCAGTGAAAACACCCGACTTATTTCTCGATCTGCGACCAGACTTTCGAGCGAATGGCGTCGGTCAGCACATCGGGCAAAGCCACGTAGTCCAGGTCGGCGGCCATTTGCTTGCCGTTCTTGAACGACCAGTCAAAGAACTTCAGCACTTCGGCCGACTCGGCCTTGTTAGCAGGTTTTTTGTACATCAGGATGAACGAAGCCGTGCTGATGGGCCAGCTCTCGGCGCCCTTGGCATTCACCATGGACACGGCCATGCCAGGCTTGCTGAACCAGTCCACGCCGGCTGCCGCAGCGGCAAAAGCTTGCTCGTCTGGTCCAACGTACTTGCCATCGGCGTTCTGCAGACGCATGTAGTTCATGTTGTTCTTCTTCACGTAGGCGTACTCAACGTAGCCCACTGCGCCCTTGACTCGGTTCACGTTGGCTGCCACGCCTTCGTTGCCCTTGCCGCCGACGGACGACTCAGCAGGCCACTTCACAGCCTTGTTGGTTCCCACTTTGTCGGCCCAGTCCTTGCTGACCGAAGACAGGTAGTCGGTGAAGTTGAAGGTCGTGCCCGAACCGTCGGCACGATGCACCACCGTGATCGAAGAGGAAGGCAGTGTTTTTCCAGGGTTCAGGGCAACCAACTTGGCATCGTTCCACTTGGTGATGTTGCCCAGGAAGATATCGGCCAACACGGGGCCGGTCACCTGCAATTCACCCGGCTTGAACCCTTCGAGGTTCAAAACAGGCACCGTGCCGCCAATGATGGCCGGGAACTGGACCATGCCATCCTTGTCGAGATCGTCACCACTTTGAGGGGCATCCGACGCGCCAAACGCAACGGTCTTGGCCTGGATCTGCTTGATGCCACCGGAAGAGCCGATGGACTGGTAGTTCATGGAATTGCCCGTGGCGGCTTTGTAAGCCTCGCCCCACTTGGCGTAAACAGGGAATGGAAAAGTTGCACCTGCGCCGGTGATTTCAGCGGCCAGGGCAGAACCCATGGCAAGGCTGGCCAATGCGGCTGCAGCGACGGTCTTGAGAAGGGTACGTTTGGAATTCATCTTGGTCCTTGCGGTTGGTGATAAAGAGTTCACAACCGGGACTTTAGGGAGGCTGTGTGACAGCCATGTGACAAATCAAATTTGTCACACAAACAACCCCAAAACGACTCACACCCCTGCTTTTCGGGCCGCCCTGCCCGACCCAGTGCGGCTCGGCGCTACAAAAATTGGGCCATCGCCTCGATATCTTCGGCGAACAGCTGCCCCTTTTCGGCCACTTTCAGTCGACCGTCCG
This region of Hydrogenophaga crassostreae genomic DNA includes:
- the pstA gene encoding phosphate ABC transporter permease PstA — protein: MAINATLYRRRRTSNAIGISLSMGSMVLGLAVLMWILVVLFSKGLAGLDWNLLTQSTPAPGSEGGGLANAIVGSLMMVGFSVLVSTPIGILAGVYLTEYGDESKTAELTRFVTDIMLSAPSIVLGLFVYAIAVSTMGGFSGWAGSLALSLIAVPVVVRTTENMLRLVPGSLREAAFALGAPRWKVSTLITLRAAKSGVMTGLLLAIARISGETAPLLFTALNNQFFSTDMSKPMANLPVVIYQFAMSPYDNWNRLAWAGALLVTLSVLVLNVVARVYLREKKPS
- the pstC gene encoding phosphate ABC transporter permease subunit PstC, which encodes MSAPTLPVETGNPNMVTIAKRQQLQDVMFHRITQGFSLLVLVALSGIIASLFINAWPAFQKFGLNFIWRVEWDVVNEEFGAAIAIVGTLASASIALLIAVPLAFGIALFLTENCPTWLRRPLGTAVELLAAVPSIIYGMFGLFIFAPLFADHFQVPVQELIGSMPLVGFLFGGSTNGYGILAAGVVLAFMVLPFVAAVMRDVFEIVPPILRESAYGLGCTTWEVVRRVVLPYTQKGVIGGVMLGLGRALGETMAVTFVIGNANRLPTSLFSPGTSIASVLANEFGEASDMHIHALFALGFLLFVITFIVLALAKWMMVRAEKAKGL
- the pstS gene encoding phosphate ABC transporter substrate-binding protein PstS gives rise to the protein MNSKRTLLKTVAAAALASLAMGSALAAEITGAGATFPFPVYAKWGEAYKAATGNSMNYQSIGSSGGIKQIQAKTVAFGASDAPQSGDDLDKDGMVQFPAIIGGTVPVLNLEGFKPGELQVTGPVLADIFLGNITKWNDAKLVALNPGKTLPSSSITVVHRADGSGTTFNFTDYLSSVSKDWADKVGTNKAVKWPAESSVGGKGNEGVAANVNRVKGAVGYVEYAYVKKNNMNYMRLQNADGKYVGPDEQAFAAAAAGVDWFSKPGMAVSMVNAKGAESWPISTASFILMYKKPANKAESAEVLKFFDWSFKNGKQMAADLDYVALPDVLTDAIRSKVWSQIEK